The Magnolia sinica isolate HGM2019 chromosome 9, MsV1, whole genome shotgun sequence genome contains a region encoding:
- the LOC131257014 gene encoding uncharacterized protein LOC131257014 isoform X2: MGVLTGILFHLLLHGLCDSHLSIGNQIIVPVPRKYDPSFLQGKAFFIHAGETVPDFKAALSVDTFDGKYLCELAVFLGEQKVWNSGRFSHFYPTGSCVLELLETGVLQLSDTSGRIGWRIGSYGQGVKMLQLQRTASYYSLQIRHDKIAMYLYSNSRNYSYWEFKPNKNRSISFAELGSKGLKLFNSQYHKIAQVPTNGQEPIRFLALSKTGNLRFYYYSPHSGKFEASFQLLNSTCDLPLTCGPYGICSSSSTCTCMGFSKWPKRVQSECDEAFSAGFCGSGDATKMVQLLGVTSVLRGIPQNVNVSKEECVSLCTEDCTCSAVLFSNSSNQQECFLYELVGGVKEVEKEIGMSYLVKVPKETNANCGSCFSIRKLLLLLGGVVDGVAVVLIFGGLVFYFLKKKRGKDMTSENT, translated from the exons ATGGGTGTCCTAACAGGAATCCTTTTTCATCTTCTCTTGCATGGCCTTTGTGACTCCCATCTTTCGATCGGAAATCAAATTATTGTCCCGGTTCCTCGTAAATATGACCCGAGTTTTCTTCAAGGAAAAGcctttttcatccatgccggtgAGACGGTACCTGACTTCAAGGCTGCATTGAGCGTTGACACCTTTGATGGGAAATATTTGTGTGAATTGGCAGTTTTTCTCGGAGAGCAGAAAGTATGGAATTCAGGCCGCTTCTCACATTTTTATCCAACAGGGAGTTGTGTGCTGGAGCTATTGGAAACTGGGGTGTTGCAGTTGAGTGATACGAGTGGACGGATCGGATGGAGGATTGGTAGCTATGGACAAGGtgtgaag ATGTTACAGTTACAAAGGACAG CATCATATTATTCTCTCCAAATTCGACACGACAAGATAGCCATGTACTTGTACTCCAACAGCCGCAACTATTCATACTGGGAATTCAAGCCTAATAAAAACCGGAGCATCTCATTCGCCGAACTGGGTTCGAAGGGATTAAAGCTTTTCAATAGTCAATACCACAAGATTGCGCAGGTTCCCACCAATGGACAAGAGCCCATAAGATTTTTAGCCCTGAGTAAGACAGGAAACTTGAGATTTTATTACTATTCACCTCATTCAGGAAAGTTTGAAGCCTCATTTCAACTACTTAACAGCACATGTGATCTTCCCCTCACATGCGGGCCCTATGGTATATGCAGTTCCTCAAGCACCTGTACGTGTATGGGATTTTCAAAATGGCCAAAAAGAGTTCAATCTGAGTGTGATGAGGCATTTTCTGCTGGGTTCTGTGGCAGCGGTGATGCTACAAAGATGGTACAATTACTGGGTGTGACTAGTGTTTTACGGGGAATACCCCAAAACGTTAATGTCAGCAAGGAAGAGTGTGTGAGCTTGTGCACGGAGGATTGCACATGCTCAGCAGTTTTATTTTCCAACAGCAGCAATCAACAAGAATGTTTTCTCTATGAGTTGGTGGGAGGAGTGAAAGAGGTTGAGAAGGAAATTGGGATGAGTTATCTAGTTAAGGTTCCAAAGGAAACAAATGCCAACTGTGGGAGTTGTTTCAGTATCAGGAAACTACTCCTGCTTTTAGGTGGAGTGGTTGATGGTGTAGCTGTTGTTTTGATTTTTGGGGGATTGGTGTTCTACtttcttaaaaagaaaagaggaaaagatATGACAAGTGAGAACACTTAA
- the LOC131257014 gene encoding PAN domain-containing protein At5g03700 isoform X1, whose product MGVLTGILFHLLLHGLCDSHLSIGNQIIVPVPRKYDPSFLQGKAFFIHAGETVPDFKAALSVDTFDGKYLCELAVFLGEQKVWNSGRFSHFYPTGSCVLELLETGVLQLSDTSGRIGWRIGSYGQGVKMLQLQRTGNLILIDIENNTKWQSFDFPADIILWHQRLYAPAQLTSFSANSASYYSLQIRHDKIAMYLYSNSRNYSYWEFKPNKNRSISFAELGSKGLKLFNSQYHKIAQVPTNGQEPIRFLALSKTGNLRFYYYSPHSGKFEASFQLLNSTCDLPLTCGPYGICSSSSTCTCMGFSKWPKRVQSECDEAFSAGFCGSGDATKMVQLLGVTSVLRGIPQNVNVSKEECVSLCTEDCTCSAVLFSNSSNQQECFLYELVGGVKEVEKEIGMSYLVKVPKETNANCGSCFSIRKLLLLLGGVVDGVAVVLIFGGLVFYFLKKKRGKDMTSENT is encoded by the exons ATGGGTGTCCTAACAGGAATCCTTTTTCATCTTCTCTTGCATGGCCTTTGTGACTCCCATCTTTCGATCGGAAATCAAATTATTGTCCCGGTTCCTCGTAAATATGACCCGAGTTTTCTTCAAGGAAAAGcctttttcatccatgccggtgAGACGGTACCTGACTTCAAGGCTGCATTGAGCGTTGACACCTTTGATGGGAAATATTTGTGTGAATTGGCAGTTTTTCTCGGAGAGCAGAAAGTATGGAATTCAGGCCGCTTCTCACATTTTTATCCAACAGGGAGTTGTGTGCTGGAGCTATTGGAAACTGGGGTGTTGCAGTTGAGTGATACGAGTGGACGGATCGGATGGAGGATTGGTAGCTATGGACAAGGtgtgaag ATGTTACAGTTACAAAGGACAGGTAATCTCATTTTAATAGACATTGAAAACAATACAAAATGGCAGAGCTTCGACTTTCCTGCAGACATCATACTATGGCACCAACGCCTCTATGCTCCTGCTCAACTCACTTCTTTTTCTGCTAATTCAGCATCATATTATTCTCTCCAAATTCGACACGACAAGATAGCCATGTACTTGTACTCCAACAGCCGCAACTATTCATACTGGGAATTCAAGCCTAATAAAAACCGGAGCATCTCATTCGCCGAACTGGGTTCGAAGGGATTAAAGCTTTTCAATAGTCAATACCACAAGATTGCGCAGGTTCCCACCAATGGACAAGAGCCCATAAGATTTTTAGCCCTGAGTAAGACAGGAAACTTGAGATTTTATTACTATTCACCTCATTCAGGAAAGTTTGAAGCCTCATTTCAACTACTTAACAGCACATGTGATCTTCCCCTCACATGCGGGCCCTATGGTATATGCAGTTCCTCAAGCACCTGTACGTGTATGGGATTTTCAAAATGGCCAAAAAGAGTTCAATCTGAGTGTGATGAGGCATTTTCTGCTGGGTTCTGTGGCAGCGGTGATGCTACAAAGATGGTACAATTACTGGGTGTGACTAGTGTTTTACGGGGAATACCCCAAAACGTTAATGTCAGCAAGGAAGAGTGTGTGAGCTTGTGCACGGAGGATTGCACATGCTCAGCAGTTTTATTTTCCAACAGCAGCAATCAACAAGAATGTTTTCTCTATGAGTTGGTGGGAGGAGTGAAAGAGGTTGAGAAGGAAATTGGGATGAGTTATCTAGTTAAGGTTCCAAAGGAAACAAATGCCAACTGTGGGAGTTGTTTCAGTATCAGGAAACTACTCCTGCTTTTAGGTGGAGTGGTTGATGGTGTAGCTGTTGTTTTGATTTTTGGGGGATTGGTGTTCTACtttcttaaaaagaaaagaggaaaagatATGACAAGTGAGAACACTTAA